The sequence below is a genomic window from Lolium perenne isolate Kyuss_39 chromosome 7, Kyuss_2.0, whole genome shotgun sequence.
GAAGAGAGCGTGGACACGCGCGCGCACACGCCGCCGCTGCACGCAGCCGACCTTTTCCTCGGAAAGGGACACAAGATCGCATCGCAAGATCTCAATATGGTTATTTTCCAAGCTGTGGCAGTTTTCAGCAACGACTGCAAGTTTGATTTTATACTGTACTACCTTGATTATATGCAATTTTATAGGATTTTTAGAGAACTTGGTAAGATTGTTTTTGCACATATATATGGCATTTCAATGTATGATTGGAATCCTTTATGGAATTTTGCAGAGGACTTTCTAAGCTCTATTTTGGTGAAAATTGTTTTTGGATTTCGAGATCCAGTGCTCTTGTCATTTTAAATATTTAAAAGGTATTTTTACAAGTTATTAAAAAGTTTTAAAATAATTCTGGAGATTATCATGATAGCTCTCACAATCATGCAAAATCTCAACccaaaattctttttatttttgcgctagataaaaataataaaatctgatatgttttggagatttcaaaatgagTATCCAGCTATCATTTTTGCGTAGATCAGAATATAAAGTATTTCAAATTTATTTTTACATGTTTGCGGGATACATCATTGACTATATGCGAAAAAaattcagaattttttgaaactcaaatttttttttttgtttttctaatGAGATCACTCATGCCCATGTGCACTAAATCTATGTTCCTATTTTGGAGGATAATTTTCCACCGCGCGAGTATATTGCACAATTTCTTTATTGTGTGGTATTACCtctatcccaaagcttaaggcttatactttttttttgaaaaagtcaaaccaagtaaagtttaaccaaacttttagaacaatttattaacaaatataatattttgtagataccatacgaaATATATTTCATTctatatttaatgatattaattttgtattttacatgttaataatttttggtaaaagctaagTCAAACTTTGGAATGGAGGTACTACTAAACTACTTTGTAGAATTGTTTTCTTATCAAGATTCAAGAACATTCCAATTCATTTCTTTAAATATCCTCCAAATCAAGAGACTTGCCTAGATATTTATCCAAAACTTCAACTGTCGCGAAGATTAAAGCCGTTTTTGAAACACATGAACTCAAAAAGTAGGAAATAGATAAAATAATATGCAGGAACCGAGAATTCAACTATGTAGGATCCAAGTGACTCCCTCAGTTTTCTTTATGTGAGGCCACTTCGTATTTAGAGTCAAAATTTTGACCAATAATTTAATCAATAAAATATAATTCATATGATACCAAAAATATATTGTTGAAAACATCTTTAAACTATGaacccaatggtataattttggtaacatataatttatattttatttgttAAATTATTAGTTAAAGTTCTGCCTCGAAATCTGTGATGGCCTTATATTTTGAGATGGAGGCAGTAATTAAAATCACAGaagcaaagagaagaaaaggcgAGGTAGGGCCTCATGCTTTGGTTCCTCTAATTTCCCTATGGAAGAATCCATTCCGTATGAATTTAAGCAATTTTTTTGAATCCCTACCAAAAGTTTCATATAGTAATCATGTCCGGAGTGGATTTTATACACAGCATATGTGTGGGtgtgttagagcatccccactcgttggctctcttcacgcccaaatccggcgaaattttcgtcgggattggacgaaaatttggcctgggggcagtatatttccagttgtgtgctccccaagcggcgtttttcggggaaaaagaggatggcccggggagtccggatgaaagaggagacacgtgggcgtgggcgattggttttgctccatccggagtccccgggagacccccggggaaccgaggatggcatgggcagttcggacgaaaataggctcaaatccggatcaaaacgaggaaccgagggcctgactgggccgtttttcgccgtccggatgaaaaaaaagtGGTCGTGGGAGGCTTCCGggagagacgagtggagatgctcttatgtatCGTCGATTTAGTTCTCGAGACTCAAGCTCACTGTTGTAGATATAAAAGTAGCTCTCTCTGTCCCCCTTTTTATCCAAATCTTAAAGCTAAACGTACGGTAAAGAAAACTCACACCTGTGCGTGAAAGGTGGGCCTATCGTAGTGGTCGAGTATCTACACTTATGTCTTTTTTTAGGGAAACAGTAGGACTTCATCCTGCTGTGAGCTTTTATGGATCAAATAATAATTATATCGTCAATTAACATGGAAGTAATAAACCTCGGTGGAGCATCTACTACCTAGACATTAAGGAGTGAATCCGTCTCTCTCAATAACCAATCAGCAACACAATTGTCTCCCCAATTACTAAAAGTAAACTCACTGCTAGAAAATGTTGACGCTTGGACATAGATATCAGTCTTTTTTGCATAAAAATAAGAAAATGTCACCTAAAATTTACATTTCTAGATCTACAATGTGTCGGAGCTTTCGGAACTAGGTACGCACTTTTAATGATAGCCTCCATTAGATAAAATTTTAAACGGCTTCTTTTCCGACTCGAGAGAACAAATACTGGTCTGAATGCAGAGATCAGTTCTGATGCTCCAAATTACAGATCTTATTACGTGTACCGGTGACATGCTGACAATTCTGGAATGATGGGGAAAGTGATAGCAGACCGTTCTAGATTTACCTACTTTGCAGCAAATCTTTGTTTCCTACAAGGCAGACCGCACACTAGCTGGCCATGTGCAACCTTTCACGTACCGACACGTGCGATGTTCACTACGTGGTCGGTGCTGCAGATGAGTGAGACTGAAGCCTCGAACAACTTTCAGCAGCCCAAGGAAGTGTAGCTACACCTCGTTCAACAAGCGCACAAAATCCATCAGAAACTTCCAACAAATCACGGATCAACACTGATGCAAAAAAAACAATATCTGGGTTCTTTTACCTGTCAAAATTCTACCAACTCACTGAAAAAAAAAAAGCGAAATATTTGACCAAACGGGATCAGCCTCGACAACAAGCGTCACCTGACCGAAGAGAAGGTATGAGAAGCCTGTCGAGAAACCACGAGATACAACCTTACCCTCATGCCATGTGGATGCTATAGTCAGAAGAAGGGTCTAATAAGATCATAATCTTTTTTGCAAAACATATATTCCATTGCAATAATCATGCGCATGACAAGATGACAAAAGTCTAAAGCAGGTTCGGCTCTGTTCTATTCCTCGGAAGAAAGAGAACTGGAGTACACCTAGACAATACTGTTCCTTATCATTCAGACAAAGATGCCCTTAAGATTACAGCAGGTACCTAGTAACAACTGACATCGCCGTTCTGTCCCAGTGCAGAAACCTTCAGCATATGCTTCCAGCCGAGTCGTGAGCTTGACACCAGTAAGTGGAAGGCCTAGAATCAGAGTTGCAGAATATGATACGGAGACAAGATTGAGTGCTGCAAATGCAGCATGTAGCAGGAGACTTTCAACAGCTTGCAGTAGAAGAGATCTGTTTGCGGTACATGAAGAAATGCAAtttccagtgcagatatgtcggagtACTATGAATCATTAATAATCACTGTGTTCCTTGAATTGTAAATTGTAAAATCTGCCTAAATTATGTCATCTAGttattactacagcaattttagtTATAATAACTATTTTCACTGGTAGAAAATAGACACAGGATTTCACAGTTCAAAAGATCACAACAGAAGAAAAAGTAAAACAGGAGGAAAGCAAAACCTCCAGACACCGGGAGCAAGCAGTTCAAACTTGAACTTCCCACAGCCTGAAATCACATCACTGGAAGGCCTTCTCCGGGCAAATTCCATCTATTTTGGAATGATGAGGAAAGTCATGTGCCATATCTTCAGCTTTCAGACCGGCACCTCTCAATGTTTGGACAACCTCCTTGTGGACCAGAGCATTCCCTTCCGGTGTCAGATGCAGTCCATCACTAGGAGATGAAAACAGTCAGCTATCAGGATGGATGCAGTAATGGATGGTTCTCAAGAAGCTGAAGCCTCTGCTCCTACGTACAGGTTGCAAACAGACTCTCGAAAAACTGTTGACGTTTCCCGGTTCCCAAGTATATAGAAGACGATTAACGCACATATGCTATCTTAGATCACATCGAAATGCATGTTAATACACCACTCTACGAAGCAGCGAGTTTAGTGTTAGAAGACATATAAAGGTGGATGACAGTCTAAATATTTCAAGTTAGATTTTGTTACAAAAATAGCCTTTCTTGCTTTGGTGAAAAAATGCAACTGATTAAACTCTATGTTGTTCTAAGTACAGAACCTAAATAAATTTTTCCTAACCAATTCATTCATTCCAAAAAAAAGTGGTAACAGAGAAAAGTAAAATTTGCACGGGCGTTACACATATATGCTTGTTCGCTTACTAGGAAGATATAAGTTAAAAAATCCAAGTGGAAAATATCTTATAAAATCCACCTTGATCGATACCATGTAGAGAAAACGTAAATAAAATCTTCATCCTTAAAACCTAAACAAATCTGAGGAAGCATTTACCTTAAGTAAAGTTTCTGCCACCCTTCAGTCGTTTGCATCTTTGACCAAATATCAACACAGTGCACATCCATTTCTTTGGCTAGTTCTATGCATTGACTTGCATAGACACCAGCCATTTCATTTGTCCTTTCAGGGAGACTCCTCGCATCTTTTCCATATAGTGATCTTCAGGAAAAAATGCAAATAAGCAATAACTAATAAGTTACATGTAATGTGTTCAGTAAAGCTTGTGGAAAATGAAACATGTAAGTTACTAGAAATAACATGAATAGCAAATAAAAAAATGATTTATAATATTCATTAACTCCAGTGTTCCCACAAAAGAAAGGGAACTCCAGGAGGGTGTGGTCGGGAGTGCCCCAGCACCACCAAATAGCCAATAAAGAGATTAAGGCTGCATTTGATAGGATTTCTCATAATCTCGTTTGTCACAGCCACTTTTGCCTATTTTACTGTTTCTTTGACCTCTTTTGCCTACTTTTATCGCTACAGAAAGTTATCAAGTAAGCACATCCCAGCACAATTCAGCGAACACAAAGTGGGACTAAGTACTGACAATAAGTATTGTGTTTCTTCACACTCATTTATTTCTTTCTATTTATATGCCAGCCAGTCACTAAAGTTCCTACAGCAAACATGAATAGTTAAAGAGGACAAGTGGTGCCAACCGTGCATATCTTTCTCTTCCATCTTCATCAATAGGAGGTGGGGTGATAAGCAAAATCACCATGGACTTGGAACAATCCTGTATTGAGATGCAACACCAGATTACATATATTCCGGTTGTTTTGGTAGATGAAGAGGGAATTGTGAGAGCGGACGTTCCTTTTAGAAGAGCAGAATCCAAATATAGTGTTGAACAAGTAGGCAATCCGTATTCAGAGCTTTTTTCTAACTACCGGGACTACTAATTTAAAGTACAAAGCTCTCCTATGAATATGCTACTGCTCTTACTTTCTACCTGAATCCGAGCATTGAAGCAAGCTCTTTATCGCACCATAACCGAGTCTCTCCTTGCAGCTCTGACCGGAAGGCTGATACTTCATACTGGCCCaaaaatactactccctccgtcccataaaGGATGTActagatttgtcaaaatttggacgTATCTAGGTCCAAATTTAGACAAGTCTAAGACATCCTTTATGGGATGGAGGAGTATTACATAACACTCCAATTGTAAATTTACCTCAGTATGCCTACTTTAACTGACATAACGTAGATACTTTTTAACAATGCAACACATTTAAGTATATGATAGAAAGGGAGACCCTGAAGCCACAGCTGTTGTAATATATTAACATTGATGACAGTACTAATTATTAGGTAAAGACACTTCAAGAAACCAGCAAGTTAAAAATGGCTGGCCATCAACTTGAAGGTTCCATAACTTTTGTATGGAAAATAGCAAGCATGATGTGAATATTGCTTCTTAATATTCCTGGCACTAGTAGTCATAATAGTCACCCCAGCAACATGTGATCCTAAGCAAGCCAAGCCACAAATACATACTCCAGGCAGGTAGAATTACAGCTACTCTGAAACTCCTTCAAGCCAGAGTTCCAAAATCAAATATAAGCTTTCCCTGTTACACATTTCTAACTAGTTTGGAACACTTTTTTAACTGATTGGTCATGACTACTTTTAAGCCCAACAACTTCATActtaaacaaacaaaaaaaagtcAGTTGGTTCAGAAAAAACAATTTTCAATTTTTAGCCAAAATACAACATCTATATGCTACTATAAGAGGCCCACGAAGAATAATACAGCTACTTCCTGGTGTTTAATTTTTTTTGCTCTAATAGTTGAGCTTAACATTTGTTCTAGAATCTAGATGAAAATCAGAGAGCAAATTTTGGAGAGAAAAAAGCACTGAGCAATGTGCCAGCAAACCATAGTCAGGCAAATGCTTCAGAAACCCGTCAGGCTTTTATTCCATCGCCGACAAAATATCTAACTGAACAGGCTGAATCAGAAATCCAGGGGTAACTTCATAACAGATATCTAATGAAGAAATTAAGCGGCCTTTGGATCACAAGTTTAAGGGTTGATGTTAACTTGTTAAGATgtaagaaaaaaaaaagtttctcAAATTGCGAAAACATCTTTGTGTGGACAGATATTTAGTTAACCCATCTTTCATTTCCTTTGTTCCGTTTCAACCTATCCCAACGGGTTATATCACCCACGACCCACCCATAAAAGGATTAGTCAATGTTACGAAGATCCAGATACAGCCCTACTTACGATGGTAGCATACAAGTTAGGAAGCTACTAAAAAAGTTTCAGATAGTGCATGATGCCCTACTTACTTGCAGTATTGTAAAAAACAACGAGTTTGAATCATGGTCCTGACATGGAAAAAAAAACTACTAGCACGGGACCAACATAACGACTTGGAAGGGATTAAGAACGCAAATGGAAAACATTTATGTTTACCTTGAGATGATTAACGATTGTTCTGAGATTCTGCTTATACTCCTCAACCGGCACATGCTGCCGCTCGCTTGTCCGTCCGAGAAGCGCCGCGTCATTGGCACCGAAGAATATGGTGGTGGCTACAGGCGGTACGCCGACCTGTATTCATCATATCAGTATGGCGATAACCTGAGGTGGATGCAGCCTGCCGATCGTACCAGGGGAAAGATGCGGTGGATAAGGAACAGCGCCCATCTCGTGTTGTACCCGCCGTAGCCTCTGACGACAACATCGGCCTGGTACAGGGGAAAGTTCAGTGCCAGGGAAACGGGGGAAGGAATGGAGGGTGGTTGGATTTGGCGGACCTTGCGGGAGTAGGTGTCGGCGAGGGCCGCTCCCCAGCCGCCGGGGCGGAAGGACTGCTCGGTGATGGAGTCGCCGAAGAGCACCAGCGACGGCCGCAGCGGCGCTTCCTGGGATCCCGCTCCACCTACCAAAGTCAGAAGCGGGAGGGAGAGAAGCTACGTGAGGGGCGTGCGggatgagatgagagtggtagatgAATGCAGCAAACCCACCTGAAGCGTCGGCGGCGAGGCAGACGGGAGGGTGGCCGGCTGACGGGGCCGGCGGCGAGGGGCAGGATCCGGGCGCCGCCATCGATCGGGGCCGGAGCAGCTACTCGTACTCGCAGCCCGGCCTGATTCCAGATCTGTACGGGAAAGGTGGACTAGAGAATGATCGCATGTGATCTCCAATTTTGAAATTTGGACTCTAAAACTTGTATAGAAACGATTCAAAAGAAGCCCATGATGGAATACTTTACGATggaattctttgttgaacgccaaTCAACTGAAACCCACGTGCTGACAGTATAATCTGAACGCAAGCATATGTTTTGATATCTGCATTCTTAACTGCCAAAAAAAAATTACAGTACCAAATCTTCGCCAATTTTTCCGCCAAATTcttgtactccctctgatccatattaGTTGATTCAACTTTGTCTAGGTTCATACATATGTGGTTAAGTTTTTAGACTACATACATACTAG
It includes:
- the LOC127311578 gene encoding GDSL esterase/lipase At5g62930, whose amino-acid sequence is MAAPGSCPSPPAPSAGHPPVCLAADASGGAGSQEAPLRPSLVLFGDSITEQSFRPGGWGAALADTYSRKADVVVRGYGGYNTRWALFLIHRIFPLVGVPPVATTIFFGANDAALLGRTSERQHVPVEEYKQNLRTIVNHLKDCSKSMVILLITPPPIDEDGRERYARSLYGKDARSLPERTNEMAGVYASQCIELAKEMDVHCVDIWSKMQTTEGWQKLYLSDGLHLTPEGNALVHKEVVQTLRGAGLKAEDMAHDFPHHSKIDGICPEKAFQ